The following are encoded together in the Mastacembelus armatus chromosome 6, fMasArm1.2, whole genome shotgun sequence genome:
- the LOC113133008 gene encoding dihydrofolate reductase has protein sequence MEKSREEVQQKPVRVIAAVCRNMGIGKDGKLPWHLPSEFQYFLNNVTKVSTPGKMNMLIWGKLCWYSHPQTIFPLPNVLHVVLSTTLTTVPDHAHFLCQDFESAVQLAAGPPLSGMIETIWSVGGTQVYKDALNHPWCDLVYLTDIMADFDCNVFFPDFDRTVFKEQENVPGVPKEIQEENGIKYKFQVFKKMGGAV, from the exons ATGGAAAAGAGCCGAGAAGAAGTGCAGCAGAAACCAGTCCGCGTTATTGCAGCAGTCTGCCGTAACATGGGCATCGGGAAAGATGGAAAACTGCCGTGGCATTTACC GTCTGAATTCCAGTACTTTCTGAACAATGTCACAAAGGTGTCGACACCAG GAAAGATGAACATGTTGATCTGGGGTAAACTGTGCTGGTACTCCCATCCACAGACTATATTCCCTTTACCCAATGTTCTGCATGTGGTGCTGAGTACCACACTGAC CACAGTTCCAGATCATGCCCACTTCTTGTGTCAAGACTTTGAGAGTGCTGTCCAGCTGGCTGCAGGGCCTCCCCTTTCTGGTATGATAGAGACCATCTGGAGTGTTGGTGGGACACAGGTCTACAAG GATGCGTTGAATCACCCATGGTGTGACTTGGTTTACCTGACAGACATCATGGCTGACTTTGACTGCAACGTCTTCTTCCCTGATTTTGATAGAACAGTATTTAAAGAACAAGAAAA tgTCCCTGGTGTACCAAAAGAAATCCAGGAGGAGAACGGCATTAAGTATAAGTTCCAAGTATTCAAGAAGATGGGTGGCGCTGTGTAG